The genomic region GGAAAGAAAAAGAAAAACAGGAGAATTGTCTTTCCAAACAAAACCCACTATGGCCATACCTGCCAGAATATCAGCCAAGGCAGTGATGACATTTGCTGGTCTTAGTAAAGTTAGATACGCTTTTAAATTCATCTATTGTATTAACAAAGAGTTTTTATTGATTACCGGTTGTTGGCCACCCCGAAGGACAGAGTTGCCATGAAATTTGGCATTGGGATCAGGCAAAAATTCTAAATCAAAATCACTAACATCAATCTGTCCACTTTTTGCAAAAGCATCAATGGCATTTTGGTAGGTAACCATTCGAATTACTTCTTTTGGAATTCCTCTTTGCATCATAAGTGCAGCAGTTTTTGGAATCGCAAGTGGATCTGAAATTCCCCAATCGGCACTTGAATTAATCATTATCCTTTCCGGTCCATATTTTTCAACGATAGAAACCATTCTTTCATTTCCCATTTTAGTAAATGGATATATGGTAAAGGCTGCCCAAAACCCTTGATCTAACACTGACTTAACGGTTTCTTCATTGTTATGATCTACCACAACCCAGGAAGGATCCAAACCATGTTCGGTGGCAATCGACATACTTCTTTCTGTTCCTCTTTTTTTATCTCGATGAGGGGTATGAATTTGTACAGGTAACTTTGCTTTTTTTGCAAGTTCCAATTGGAGCCGATAATACTTTTCTTCTAAAACGGTTTGATCATCAAAACCAATCTCTCCAATTCCAACAACACCTTCTTTAAAAGCAAACAAAGGTAAAATCTCCATCACCTCTTCCGCAAGACGTTCGTTATTTGCTTCTCGGGAATTTAACCCCATCGTACAATAGTGTTTGATTCCAAATTGAGAGGATCGAAATCTTTCCCAACCGACAAGACTACTATAATAATCTTTAAAACTAGAAAGTCCAGTCCTTGGTTGGCCCACCCAAAATGCAGGCTCAATGATTGCAACAATCCCAGCCTTAGACATCATTTGGTAGTCATCCGTTGTCCGAGATACCATATGGATATGAGGATCGAAGAAGCGCATCCCTTGGATTAGGCTCTCATAATTTTCCCATAACAAATCACGATGGGTTGGAGTATCTTCGAAATGTTCTATAGATTCAAAATGAGAAGGATTTTTCTTTGATTCGTTTGGATTTTGACACATTTACTTTTTAAGGGATGGACTCTAGTTTAGACCAATCCAACTCTCCATTTTGTATTGATAATTCTAATTCTGGATTTTTTAACAATAAAGAGCGAAGTTTTGGTTCTTTGGATTCAAAACATACAAGAGCTGCCGCTAGTTTTTCACCACTTTCATCAGATGCAAACATACGAATGAGAATAGAGGAATGTTCCTCTGTTGAAAACGGTGAGAGAAGACGCAAAATTTGTGGAGGGATTTTTCTGCCGGCAGCAAATCGTTCGTCGATAAAGTCAGAAATTGCAATCGCCAATTCTTTATTTTTACGTCGATCTAAACCATAAATCCAATGGATTGGTTTACCGTTAAAAATTGTTTTTAATACAAGTTGGTTCCAAGCAGATTCTGGAAAATATAATTCGGGATAAGGATTTAAAAGGGATATAGCATCGAATACAACACCCATATTTGAGCGAACAGCATCTGTCGCTCGTGAAAGCCATTCCCAGGGGTAAGGAAGGAGTGGCAAGGCGGAATATAAAGCTACCAATTCATTTAATTCTGCTGTATCAAAAAGTGTTTCAATATTTTTTATACATTCTTCTTTTGGATCTTTAGGTATTTGCAAAAGCAACCAAACTCTCGCTAAACGAACAAGACTCCACCCATCCACTTGAAAACCAGGTAAATGAGGAATTAAATTTTCTTTTACTTTATCATCATAAGAAATATTTTTTTTTGACAGAAACCGCGGTGCTGCAACAAATGCAGTCATCAAATCCAAAACATTCGTTTTTGTTTTGTCTTCTAACCACTCACGCTCCGACTTTGTTGTCATTTCAAAAAGGAATTGAGTCAATTCTATTGTAGTGATTGCATTCATAGGAAGAGATATTTGAAATCTTCTGACCTAGGGTCACTTCGTAAATCAAATAATCGTAACAAAATCCGAATCTCAAACAATTGACTTGTTTTTAAGGATCGGTTTTGTGAAATCAACACAGAATCGAAAAATAAAATGGATAAAAATTTGGAGAAACAACAAAAGGATTTAGAAACTGCAGATGAAATCTTATTCAAAACAAAAGAATGGATTCGAAAAGCTGTGATAGGGCTCAACCTTTGTCCTTTTGCAAAACCCAGCTTTCAATCTAATACAATTCGTTATACGATCAGCCACTCCCAAAATAACAAAGAACTTTTAGCAGATCTAAAATCAGAATTAAAAACCATTGTTTCGAGCGATCCTCATGTGATTGAAACCACCCTACTCATCCATCCCTACGTTTTAGATGATTTCCTTGATCAAAATGATTTTTTAGACGAGACGGACCGTCTCCTTCGCCAATTGGATTTGGAAGGGACCATACAAATTGCAAACTTCCATCCTCAATTTCAGTTTGCTGATAAACAGGTAGACGACATAACTAATTTTGTTGGAAAATCTCCTTATCCTATATTACATCTGTTACGTGAAGATTCCATCAGTCGAATCGTTGACACACATCCAAATATTGACAGTATTTTTGAAAATAATCGAAAAACGATGAAAACTTTAGGCCATGAAGGATGGCATCAACTCAAATGATAATTTCTTTCCAAATTTTCATTTGAATCTTATGACAAATCCTAAGATTCCTAACAATCAAAA from Leptospira meyeri harbors:
- a CDS encoding TatD family hydrolase; protein product: MCQNPNESKKNPSHFESIEHFEDTPTHRDLLWENYESLIQGMRFFDPHIHMVSRTTDDYQMMSKAGIVAIIEPAFWVGQPRTGLSSFKDYYSSLVGWERFRSSQFGIKHYCTMGLNSREANNERLAEEVMEILPLFAFKEGVVGIGEIGFDDQTVLEEKYYRLQLELAKKAKLPVQIHTPHRDKKRGTERSMSIATEHGLDPSWVVVDHNNEETVKSVLDQGFWAAFTIYPFTKMGNERMVSIVEKYGPERIMINSSADWGISDPLAIPKTAALMMQRGIPKEVIRMVTYQNAIDAFAKSGQIDVSDFDLEFLPDPNAKFHGNSVLRGGQQPVINKNSLLIQ
- a CDS encoding EboA domain-containing protein; translation: MNAITTIELTQFLFEMTTKSEREWLEDKTKTNVLDLMTAFVAAPRFLSKKNISYDDKVKENLIPHLPGFQVDGWSLVRLARVWLLLQIPKDPKEECIKNIETLFDTAELNELVALYSALPLLPYPWEWLSRATDAVRSNMGVVFDAISLLNPYPELYFPESAWNQLVLKTIFNGKPIHWIYGLDRRKNKELAIAISDFIDERFAAGRKIPPQILRLLSPFSTEEHSSILIRMFASDESGEKLAAALVCFESKEPKLRSLLLKNPELELSIQNGELDWSKLESIP
- a CDS encoding DUF1415 domain-containing protein, which codes for MDKNLEKQQKDLETADEILFKTKEWIRKAVIGLNLCPFAKPSFQSNTIRYTISHSQNNKELLADLKSELKTIVSSDPHVIETTLLIHPYVLDDFLDQNDFLDETDRLLRQLDLEGTIQIANFHPQFQFADKQVDDITNFVGKSPYPILHLLREDSISRIVDTHPNIDSIFENNRKTMKTLGHEGWHQLK